In Caldisphaera lagunensis DSM 15908, a single genomic region encodes these proteins:
- the asd gene encoding aspartate-semialdehyde dehydrogenase gives MKFNVVVVGSTGLVGQRLVSMLSKHQWFNLIGITASKDKANKKYKDVVKWSLENKMPENVEEMIVYDTNIENINNLKPDIVFTSLPTDISKDFDIQLVKQGYVVISHASNNRMDKDVPLLNPEVNADHINVLKLQANRWKGRLIKVPNCATSILTLALKPIYDNFGLRHVFVSTMQALSGAGINGVSSMAILDNIIPYIEHEEEKIENESLKILGELSNESIKPNESFYVSASVHRVNVLEGHLESVFLKTDNDVSVEEIKKSLIEFKENKIKNLNLPTKPSQPIIVRNEIDRPQPRLDRNEGNGMSIVVGRIRKDNRNWIKFNVLGHNTIRGAAGNGVLIGELVAKNYNDIIQ, from the coding sequence ATGAAGTTTAATGTTGTTGTAGTTGGGTCAACTGGATTAGTGGGACAAAGGCTTGTCTCTATGCTATCAAAACATCAATGGTTTAATTTAATAGGCATTACTGCATCAAAGGATAAGGCAAATAAGAAATATAAAGATGTAGTAAAATGGAGCCTAGAAAATAAAATGCCAGAAAACGTTGAAGAAATGATAGTATACGATACAAATATTGAAAATATAAATAACTTAAAACCAGATATTGTATTTACATCACTTCCTACTGATATCTCAAAGGATTTCGATATTCAACTAGTAAAGCAAGGTTACGTTGTTATATCTCATGCGAGCAATAATAGGATGGATAAAGATGTACCTCTTTTAAATCCTGAAGTTAATGCAGATCACATAAATGTCTTAAAATTACAAGCTAATAGATGGAAGGGAAGATTAATTAAGGTACCTAATTGTGCAACTTCTATTTTAACTTTGGCATTAAAACCCATTTATGATAACTTTGGTTTGCGCCATGTTTTTGTATCAACAATGCAGGCTTTATCTGGGGCTGGAATTAATGGTGTTTCATCAATGGCCATCCTAGATAACATTATACCTTATATTGAACATGAAGAAGAAAAAATTGAGAATGAAAGTTTAAAAATACTTGGAGAATTATCAAATGAAAGTATAAAACCAAATGAAAGTTTTTATGTATCAGCTTCAGTCCATAGAGTTAATGTACTAGAAGGACATTTAGAAAGCGTTTTCTTAAAGACTGATAATGATGTTAGTGTTGAAGAGATTAAGAAGAGTTTAATTGAATTTAAAGAAAATAAAATAAAGAATTTAAATTTGCCAACTAAACCATCTCAACCTATAATTGTTAGAAATGAAATAGATAGACCACAACCAAGATTGGATAGAAATGAAGGAAATGGAATGAGTATAGTAGTAGGAAGAATTAGGAAGGATAATAGAAATTGGATCAAATTTAATGTTTTAGGTCATAATACAATAAGAGGAGCAGCTGGTAATGGAGTTTTAATAGGAGAACTTGTTGCAAAAAATTACAATGATATTATTCAATAA